In Rhinatrema bivittatum chromosome 1, aRhiBiv1.1, whole genome shotgun sequence, a single genomic region encodes these proteins:
- the LOC115073659 gene encoding uncharacterized protein DDB_G0271670-like, translated as MQLLNSKKLRIRELILQPDNPTTSTTSSDTTSSDDATSEPTSTSSKATSDAAAATTTSSSEAANKPTSKAASESISTSSEVTSDATTTSSEAVNEPTSKAASESISTSSDAVNEPTSEVAATTSSEATSELTSTSNEATSDATTTSSEAVNEPTSEAAATTSSEATNEPTSTSSEATSDAAATTTSSEAANKPTSKATSDSISTSSEATSTSSEATSDAATTTSSEAANEPTSTSSEATSDAATTSSEAANESISKTAATTSSEAASEPTSTSSGATSDATTTTSSEATNEPTGTSSEATSDATTTTSSEAANEPTSTSI; from the exons ATGCAATTATTGAACTCAAAGAAGCTGAGGATCAGAGAATTAATCCTGCAACCCGATAACCCC accaccagcaccacctccaGTGACACCACCAGCTCCGATGACGCTACCAGTGAACCCACCAGCACCTCCAGTAAGGCCAccagtgatgctgctgctgccaccaccacctcctccagtgAGGCTGCCAACAAGCCCACTAGCAAGGCCGCCAGTGAGTCCATCAGCACCTCCAGTGAGGTCACCAGTgatgccaccaccacctccagtgAGGCTGTCAATGAGCCCACTAGCAAGGCCGCCAGTGAATCCATCAGCACCTCCAGTGATGCTGTCAATGAGCCCACTAGCGAGGTTGCTGCCACTACCTCCAGTGAGGCCACCAGTGAGCTCACCAGCACCTCCAATGAGGCCACCAGTgatgccaccaccacctccagtgAGGCTGTCAATGAGCCCACTAGTGAGGCTGCTGCCACTACCTCCAGTGAGGCCACTAATGAGCCCACCAGCACCTCCAGTGAGGCCACCAGtgatgctgctgccaccaccacctccagtgAGGCTGCCAACAAGCCCACTAGCAAGGCCACCAGTGACTCCATCAGCACCTCCAGTGAGGCCACCAGCACCTCCAGTGAGGCCACTagtgatgctgccaccaccacctccagtgAGGCCGCCAATGAGCCCACCAGCACCTCCAGTGAGGCCACCAGtgatgctgccaccacctccAGTGAGGCTGCCAATGAGTCCATTAGCAAGACTGCTGCCACTACCTCCAGTGAGGCTGCCAGTGAGCCCACCAGCACCTCCAGTGGGGCCACCAGTgatgccaccactaccacctccAGTGAGGCCACCAATGAGCCCACCGGCACCTCCAGTGAGGCCACCAGtgatgccaccaccaccacctccagtgAGGCCGCCAATGAGCCCACCAGCACCTCCATTTAG